DNA sequence from the Falco biarmicus isolate bFalBia1 chromosome 5, bFalBia1.pri, whole genome shotgun sequence genome:
tggataCAGCTAGGCTTAGACTTCAGGGTAAGTGTCAAACTCTAGTTTCTTTTTATgatgttgtttctgttcatcttgGCTTGGGTGGTTGTAGGGGGGCCTATCTTGCATGAAAGAGAATCTTACCTGTGTAACACTCACAGCATTTAATCACTTAACAccatttttccagctgaaggCCTTTGCAAAGTATTGGGCAACCTTTTAATTGCCTGAAGAGACTGTGATCTGTGGCCAGATATGGCTTTTAAGTGGTTATCTaagaccaaaaagaaaaataaagatgtgaGATTACACAGGATGACGTTTATGTGGTGGTGTTGCTTTTGGCTGTTGAGAACACTTCAAAATGCAGGGGCAGCATCGTGAAAAACTGGTCTAGAATTATTCCTGAGAATGGTTTAAAGGGAAAAGTCAGGGTTAGAACTGGCAATAGGAGCATccagtgttttgaaaaaatgcatctgggtatgaattttgttttttaaagctctaTCTTCTAATcaaaagtcacagaatcacCAAGCATTTTAGTGCTGTGACTAAACCACTATTTAGAACTAGAGGGAGATCATCAGCCAAGAAATACACGGTTGAGAAATGAGCACCCTATTGCTGTTAAGCATTTTTCAGTGTAGGAGGAGACAGTGTTTTGCTAAGGCTCAGCTGTTTGCAGATCAGCTGTAGGAGATTGGTGGTGTTAGTCTGGGGTCCAAGGAATGATTTTGAGAACAGTTAGGCAGGCCCAATTCTAGTTCCTCACCTAAGGGGAACCTAGCTTTGGTTCCTGTCACAACTATTAGGTTAGGAGTTGGTAACTACAGATACTCTGATGCACATCAAAACTTGCTAGTCTGagtaagaacaaaaaaaaggaattggCCTTACCTAGCATATGAAAATAAGGAGATGCTTTCAGCAGTTGCTGCAGAAGTGGGAAATGTCTGTGCTTtatgaggaagaagaaatgtgcAGGGGGTATGTTCAGATGGGAAAGATAAGGACTTGAAAATGAGTGCTAAAAATTGGAATAATCTAGAAGTttgattcttttgttttccagttgaTGAGAAGCGGAAGTCTAAGACAACGCCGGCAGTCCTATTGGAAATAATCAAAGAAGAAGGCCTGTGAGTAgacacattttttctgtttgtcttcatGTAGACAAGCCATAAGACTAACttgaatttgcttttaaagtggAATAGTTAGCCGGTATCTCTGTGGACAGGTTTTTATTCTAATTAAAATGTCTCCATCTAAGTGTGATATGATTTGCATAATCTTACATGTTCGTCTTTAGCTAATTTGGATTAACTTTCTTGAGCACCTTACACAATTCTGTTCAGTGATGTAACTGTGCCTCCTCACAAATGCAGGTTTGTACACAAATGTACCTTCATGTACCTATCTGATAAACCAGCTTTGTCTGCCTGGATTCTTGGGTGTGTCCATTTCTCCTAACAAGATGAAACTCTTGGGCAGCAAAGCCAATTTCAACAGGAGAATTGAGACATGTTTCCCTGTTGGcaattttttctcctccaaggCATGTGGAAGTAGACAAATGAGTCTTTATGCTGGTGAGATTCAAGACCCATCTAAAAGCGATGCTGTGCTTTAGTATTTGCCACGCAGGCTGAGCTGCCTGGGAAAAACGCTTCTACGTGTGTCCTTGTTACAAGTATTTTCCTAAGTGAATCCCTGGAACTCAAGTAGACCAGAGCTTCCAGGATACTGAAGCTGACAAAAGTTTAGCTTGACCAATAATGTTTTTGCCACCTTTGAACTTGAGCGGTTCGCAGTTGTATGCATGAGCGTTTTTCAGTCGGTTGGTGATCTCTTTTGTTCACATTCCTGCATTACTTTTGCCACATGAGGGTAGCAAGTcaactttaaattaaaaaaaaaaaaaaaaaggaaaggaaaaaatgaaaaagaaaaattaagggAAGTGGAGAGACTGCAAAAGCAGTCCTCCAACTTTTCCtgtgcaacagaaaaatcagtaatcCTGGCAAGAGGGGAACATTGTATCTTCCAGAGGTGTTGGGAAGGCCTAGTTAAGCAATGATACTAGTTTTAGAGATGTTTCTGGAATAacaaaaatcccccaaacaaCAGCAAGTCTGAAATGGGATGTGAGATCATAAACATCTTGTTCATATTAGTCTGCAGAGTCTTGTCTCATATTACACTTTTGTGCGACTGCTTTTCTCATCTAGTTACAGCAAATAGGTTTAGCTAATGGACTTTTGTagaaagttttgctttcttccctgtgCTTTCATCCTTACTGAATTCTTCTCAAGGTTGCAGTTTGGAACACAAACTTAGGTTTTATTTGTGTGCAGAAGTATTTGTATGTGAATTATGGATGTTAGCCCTGACAGCTTGAGTCATTAAAATAAactcatattttttttgtcttggtttcATGTTTTGTACTGTAAGATACTTCATTTGAAGATCATTAGAAGTTGTTCTTAATAAATGAATCAAACAAAACTAACTCTCAGTTAGAGGATATGGTACactttctttctgcctttcttttccagcacagaAGAGATAGGTGATGCAAAAACTGTTCTAATTCTACTAATGACTAACTGTATAGTCAGTTAAATTGTAATTTTAACTGTATAATTAGCTAAGCCTGTAACTTCAGAAGCGGTCTTAATAATGTGGTATATTGCCAGCTACATGGAAGGGGGAAGCACTTGATgcatcagaaatgaaaaactaGCATTTACATCATAAGAACGGTCAGATGCTCTGTTTACCAGCCTTGCATCTTTTACGGTCATCTTGGGAATCCTTATATTCTGCGTATTCCCAATATGTTAATGAATGCTAAAATGCCTCCATGATTGCTGCTGGTCATTGAGGAGATTTCTTGGGCTGTTAACATGATACCAGTTCTCTGCCTGTCCTGTGCAGCTTCAGTGGAGGTATGTATCATTATCGGGGATTTAGAGCAGCTGTTGAGGTGTCCTTGTTTTACAGGCTTATCAGGCCTGTCAGAGAAGGGAGCTTTGTTAGTCAGCTGttacaaaattattcttaaatcAAGATAGATTTAGATGATACATAAACAATGACAGTTATTCACAACACCTGAAAAATAAGATAGCTGTGAATCATAAGGGAGTATTCACTTTTTCATCTGTGTTTAAtctaattaaatttaaataggtaatttctttttctcacttaCCTGACTGACTTGCTCTAAACTTTACTGTGAAACATTTATTAGAAATTCTTCTCACCTGCATATCTCATGCCCCAGGTTGCATCCTTTGGAAAACTTTCCATGGTGGAGTATATTAACTTCAGTATCTagtcttccatttttaaattttatgtgAGAATTCAGACacttttttgtcttcattactctaggttgtctttttttttttttaattttgtattgaGGAAGTAGTTGGTCTGTaattttttcccagctgtgttAAGCATCGCTTTCTTTCCTTGGAGATGTGAGCATCTCTTTACTGGGGTGTTGTCTTTTGTATTGGACTGACAATTCCATTTCTCAACAAAGATGAGAATTTTCCCCATGCCTTGGTATGTTTTAGTATATGGTTTGAATTGGTTGTACCAGTCTATATCTTCATGTTGATACCACAAACATGTATTCATCGCCTGGATGTTTGTAGTTCACTGCTGGCTGTTGGAAGAGAGCAAATACAGTGGTAGTACTCACTTCTGGAGCGAGTGAGCCCCAAGCTTCTCACTGTAAATATATTGTACCTCTGCAGCTCCTTTTCAATGGAATTATTCTTGATGACAGAATAACAGAATGTTTAGGGTTCTAAGGGACCTCTAGAGATTATccagtccaacctcctgctaaaACAagttcacctagagcaggttgcacaggattgtgtccaggtggcttttgaatGTTTCCtgagaaggagactccacaacccctctgggcagcctgttccagtgctctgtcacccttgaagtgaagaagtttttcctcatacttACGTGAAACTTCTTGTGTTTCCATTTGTGcccattgtcccttgtcctgtcactgggcaccaccgAAGAGTCTGGTCCCATCCTCTTGATGCTCACCCTTAAGAGATTTCTATACATTgctaagatcccctctcagtcttctccatgCTGACCAGGCCCAgccctctcagcctttcctcatcagagATGCTCAGTCCCCTCGTAacctttgtagccctctgctggaccctctccagtagttctaTAGtagtttatatatatagtaGTTACTATAATTTAGAAATTTAAgcactcattttttttaatggtacaGTCAGGAGTTTTGTATGGCTTGTTACCATTAATGATCAAGACATATCTAGTTAGTATTGCATGTAGTATACAGTATTGTATCTCTGGGACCCTCCACCAACATGTAAAATCAACCAGATCACATACTTTGCTGATCCTCACCGtgactttttcttctccattagGTTGGCACCATATCGAGGATGGTTCCCTGTTATCTCCAGTCTTTGCTGCTccaattttgtttatttttatacgTTTAATAGTCTTAAAGCTCTTTGGGTCAAAGGTCAGCATTCAACCACTGGAAAAGACTTGGTTCTTGGGGTTGTTGCAGGTAATACTTAAAAATCCCAGTTTcctcaaaaatgtatttttagtatATTCTatgtattgtttttctttatgaagTCCACTGGAGATCACACTGAGTACTTACTCATCCTGCTGTGTGCAGACCTGCTTCACTGTGCAGCTCTGATTGCTCTTCTGTGTCCTCCCCACCTCATAAGTAGGTGCATAAACTGTTCCTGTTGTGAATTCTAGCACAAAGCACAGTGCTGTTTCAGTCTAGTATTTTACTTGTGTCTGATGTGTTGTTTACTCTGGTATCTAAGCATCGTTGTTTTGATGTTGAAGACAagtggcagggagaggtggtagtgtttttcagaggaaaaggtATATACCagatctgaaatattttcaattacGATAATTAAGAGTTCTTAATGTAAGCATTTGGGTGTCAGTTCTCAGACTTGTTTTTGAGTTGTTACCTGAAAGCGACAGCAAGTCCCTAGACATAGGGAGGTCCAGTGGGGCCTTTAACATGGATGCTACGGTGGCTTCTTTGAAGGGATGATGACATTACTGGCTTTTCTAACAAATCCAATTTGAAACATTATCATGGTGTGCCTCTGTTTGCAAGTAATGCCTTGTGAGAATAAGTGCTTATGTAACCACACCGAAacaagctgatttttaaaaaacctgcaaaaaagGCCTGTGAATTTTttgggggagggcaggggatggTGGTGGGTAGGGGAgggctttttaaatttatttactatttgctattttatttatttacttctttgGACTTTCAGTGTAGGCACAATGAATGGCTGAGTAGTTCGGGGAACGTAAGGAAGGAAATTCTTAAAGTGGCTTTATCACTGTGGGTAAAATATTATATTCTGGAGCACCGGCTGCAGCAATTAGGGTAACAGCTCGTCAGTTAAATGACTAGCTCTTCTTCAATGCCAGTAGTTTATATCCTTATAATGGAATAATACCTGGTGTAAATTGAAAAATTCTACTTAACGTGTTTACTGATACTCCCTACCTATCTCTCATTCCTACTACTGGTAGCAAATACAGGttggaaaaatacattaaaaaaaccagcaccTTTCCAGTCtgcaaaataaagttttatgaCTTCCCTTAACCGAGTCTGGGTGAAAAATTACAAGTAAACTGTGCTGTAGCCTGTTACTTCTTAATGCAATCATATTGACTTTGGCTAAGAGAGGTTAATGTGACTTGCCTTCTCTAGTGCTTGATTTTGCTCGTAACTTCTTTGAAGAGCTGACTGTAGTCCTTATGAAGGATACTgtattaaaggaaaagaaaaaggcacagTGTAGGTAGTAGGTTTCACCTTTTTCAGATTTACTGTTCTTCCTGGTGATATAGTGTGTCCATCTCAATATAATGGAATGATTCAGTCTGTCACTCAGACTTCTTCCAAAGCAACTGAAGCAGAATCAGTTGCTAATTTTTGTGATGCAGAAATATTAATAAGAAAGGTCAGAAGCTTGTTTTAACATAGTTAATTCAATGTGACTGCCTTGGTCATTACTGAACAGGAGAGACGTATACCAAGTGATTGCAAAGATAATGTCACTTAATTCTCCCTGTTAATTAAGAACTGTATTTTGCAATACCTCTTTGTTGCAGCCTTATGTATGCTTATCggtttcttttcctccatcttAATTTGTGATACTCAATTTCCAAGCTTTATGTTGGGGTTTGTTATTGTGTGTAATCTCTTGCCACTTCTAAGCCTTACTTAAAATACTTGCAGAATCCTGTGTTTTCCACTGTAAGTGTACTTAGTGAATCTAAAAGCTCGATATTCTCATTCTTTTGGCAGTGTAGGAGCTCTGTTCTGGTAATCAAGCTGTATGCATTTATCTGTTTTGATCTCTCCATATAAAATAATCCTTCTAACCTTATtactctgtgtttctttctgaaagtaGGCAGGCAGCAAGTCATCACGGAGTGAAGTAGGGCATGAAAAAGTAGAGTATCTTGTGCTCCAGTGTGGTGTAGTATGCAGCAAAGTAACAAGTTCACTTAAGATTCCTTCAACATGTTCATATTtagtgtgttttgttgtttggggtgctttttctggtttggtttgtggtctttttttttttttttttttttagttttggagAGGGTAGCAGAAATGTCTTGCCACTGCATGCAGTCTGCTGACGACAAATTCATGGTGGTGCTGTGGGGGGAATATGTGAAGCAGCTCATTACAAATGACCTGTTTACTTTTCCCATATACTGtgttaattttttcccctcttcctaCCAGTAATTTCTTTAGTGTGTGAATTGGGGTAaaaggggataaaaaaaaaagtttgacgTAATCTTCTGGCTTTTGCTGATTTTCTGTGTGCTGGGTTTTGTATTAGGTGTAGTGAATGTACTCTTGACCACTCCTCTTTGGGTAGTGAACACACGCCTGAAGCTGCAGGGAGCAAAGTTTAGAAATGAAGACATTGTACCAACCAATTATAAAGGTATAATAGGTAAGTACCTATTGTTGTCTTCAACCGAAGAGAAGTTtgttaaatgaaacatttcaagGACTGTGAAGTTTGAAGACTTTTATTCATGTAACCTATTTCACCCTGGAATCTCTGTGCTTCCCCATCACTTTGCAGTCACTGAGTTTTATAGGAAACTGGACATGGCCATTTCTGGTGGTAATTAAGAATTTATAATATGCGCACCTGTAACTGCAATACCTTTTGCCAAGGCAGGTATCTTACCATACAAATACTGGAGTGATAGTGAGCCCAGTGAGGTGGTAGCTGGGAGTCTGCGTTTAGACAGGCAGTCTGCAAATTAAACTTCACTCACCTTAATATTTAATTGCCTACATGTTCAGGCTGtcttccttttgaaaagaaGTAAATAAGTATTGTTGTTTTGAAGGTTTAAAAGACCTTAATCTTAATGCTGAGCTTGTACTAAAAAGAGCAGGAGTCTGCAGATGATAAGCTCTGTTTGCATTAATGGTGATGTGAGCAAGAACCTCCTTTGTCACTATTTTTGCATCAACTTCCAGATTAGAATGGAAGATAAGAAGTCATATAAATGACTGCAGTGGATTTTTATACACTTTGACTATATTAGGCTTCAGGTGTAACTTTTCTTACCTTTTACAGTCAGAATGTTGTACTCATTATTTTATGTGTTGCGTGTCCCCCCTTTCTTCTCAGATGCCTTTCATCAGATAATACGAGATGAAGGAGTCTTAGCGTTATGGAATGGTACTTTCCCCTCCTTGTTGCTGGTCTTCAATCCTGCCATACAGTTCATGTTTTATGAAGGCTTTAAACGgaagcttttgaaaaagcagctgcaagTGAGTGTGTTTTGAGGCCAGGTGGTGGATACGCTCTGTTATAAGACGGCTCTGACATGCATTACTTGGAGCAAATTCAGAAATGTACACATGGGTTCGGTTCTTGTATTTTTGAGGGTATTTTTTGAGTTAGTATATCTTCTAAAAACGATCCATCATCGTGAAGTGAGATGCGAATCTTTCACATCCTTAGGAAGGATATTCCTGTGATGAATTCCTCctcttgtaaaaataaaactgcaccTCTTGTCCACGGTCTGGATTTAAAGTAGAGATTTTAAATTCTAACATATCTGTTTTGTAAATATGTACATTACAGACTGTTTTGAAGTCACCTCTTAACCCTTTCCCCAGTAAATGAAGTATATTGAGCCTTTGAAGTATGACAGAATTGTTCTGGTCCCTGTCATTTCAATaacacttttttcctgaagcccTCTGTTTTTAAGTATCCTTTTTCCAAAGATGGACACTAGAATTGAACACAGCATTGCAACCATACCTTCTGATTATCTAGAGGCAGAGTCGCTTTTCTGTCTCAGCTTTatagtcttttttctttgtcctttttctctATATCAGATACGCATCTCACCTGAACGTATGTTCCTTTTACGTTCTAGCAGATGGAAAAGTATTTGTGTTACATTTTAGGATAATGTCACAGTAGATGTTTTTTGTGACTTTAGAATGCATTTAGCTGTATTTAGATTTTAGATCATATTCATATGTTACAAAGGCATCTTGTTTTTCCTCAAGACATAGTGAGATTATTTTTACATGAGATTTTGAGTCATAGATGAGGCTTGGGGTTTTCCTACCATCTTtaggcagtgctgcagctgtagCACTCTTTATTTGTGTCTGATGGACCTATCCAGTTAACATTACGGACAATACGATTTTTTGAGTGACAAGCTGAACTTCCCTCTGCGTTGTTACTTGCCTGTTGGCTAATTGCTATAGTtacttcttgtttcttttaaattatttagttCTACCTTAAATTAGGGCACGTTTTGTCCATGTTCAGTGGAGAAGGGAAAATACGTTTTTCCCCTAGCAATGGTCATTCTTATTTTggataacatttttcttcctatttgaTCTTTTCCTGACTGTCTTAAATAGATCAGATTGACTGTCTTAAATAGATCAGATTGACTCTTTTAAGATCTGCATGTTGTCTGCATATTTCTGATTGCAATCAACATATTTTGCAAATTTGGAGCATGTTTTGGTATGGGCACCTTCTCGTTTTCGGTGATTAGTTCACACTGTTAGACTGAGATGCACTGTAATCAGCTTAAGCTGTAACAATGTATTTGGTGCACTGTGGAACATTGTGGGCTTTGAAGGTGAGCATGGGCTCCCAGCAGGTGTTCTTCATTAGTAGGGAACAAGATTTTTAGCCTATGTCATCAAGACTAGAAGTCTGCCTGATAGCGTAGTGATTATGTCTCAGTGTTCATAGAGGGGTGTTCAAGGAGCCTTTCACCATCACCTTTTCATATGTGCTGTGACTTGACAGTTTATATGTTGCAAAAGCTGAAATGCTTATTGATCGGTACATTTAAATGCTACTTCCCTATCTTTTGTCTACTTTTGGTGCTTTACATTGGTCTAGGTGTATGGCTTTATTTCTGCTATGTTTTAGTAACCTACTTGTAGtgagaaatgcaaaagcttGTGAGCAGGTAGAGGTTGCAAATAAACTTTAGTTGTGGGAAAGTAAGCTGGTTAAATTATAACTCTTTAAAATGGGAAGATCCGTAGACTTTGTGAAATCTTTATGCCAAAGATACTTAGATAACCTGGTAGCAGGTACCAGTACAGAATCCCCAGACACCTACAGGTAACTGGTTTGGTACTATGTGGACGTAATATGTTCCTTTATCTTATTGAACAGCTCACATCTTTGGATGCTTTTGTCATTGGTGCAATAGCCAAAGCAGTTGCCACCACCCTCACTTATCCTCTGCAGACAGTACAGTCAATTCTGCGGGtaagtaataattttatttcagggtAACTGCCTTTCACTTGTTCTGTATAATGCAGGCCTTGTTCCTgtggcttgtttttctttgtgttaaTGAACCCATCATTTTTGGGAGCTCCTTTTGGATGGTGCAGTCATTGATAAGGATGCCTGTCTTTGATCCTGTACTGACAGATTCTGATAGAACTCGGTATTACTGGTGCACATTTGTTTTGAGTAGCTGGTAGGATTGACAACGTAATGCATCAGTACAGCATCTTGCAGAAGCTGATGCACTATGCTGGTTTTAGGCATTACAGAAATGTAGCTTTActtctttaaatataaatagaaaacgTGTCAAATggaaagttaaaattaaatccTCTAAACCCAACTTGTTTCCAGGGTAATCCAAAGGGTTATTATTTTATTCGGATGATGGCCTGTGCTTGTCAGTAGCCAGAAAGTGATTCATCAGGGCAAACTGAGCTCCctcataaataatatttttaatcactTGCCCAGCCTTGTACACTAATTGTAGTGGTAATGGAAACACTTGCATTTATTCTCAGTTGCAGTTTGTATGTTTGCTGGATAATGTTGCTACCTTCAGTATGTACCAGTGTTGTTGTAATATTGAAGCAAGACAAAgtggagggggggcaggggaggaagagaCCTGGCCCTACATAAGCAAGCATATTGTActttaatttctgtgctttttaatcTGGTTTTGTAAGTTGTTTCTCGATGGTTTTTATAAcagttaaatattaataaatgtttCCACAGAAATATAATGCTATTTTCCGAAGTAAGGAGAAGCCCTAACTTACGTTTATGATAAAGCCATTATATATGTTCTAAAACTTCTGTCGATTTGGAGAATTAGTTGAATTACTGAATGTGAACCTTCCATGCTAAGGGAATCGCTTTTCAGGCTTGTCTAATAGAGGACTTTCCTTGTCAATTGTTCATCtggaaaaactgattttcttgaaggctttgtaattattttagtttttctttactTAGAGTGAACTAAATGTATTTTGATTCTTGATAGCCTGTAAAAAGATAGTTTGGATGCTCTGTTTCAAACCCAGCAGGACTTGAATCTATTTACTGTGTGGTTACTGCTACCCTGAAAAGACACTAGATAAAACTTTTGTGTCTGCACAGCTTTCTACTTCACCACCCTAATGGTGCACAAAATGACATCTGCATTGTAGCTGTGTCAGCAACACTGTGGATTAGTCAGCAGTCATCTTTTCTGAGGTTTTCATAACTTTTGATGATCAGCTGAGCTAGTGTCTTCATTCAATGTCTTATCCTGTCTCAACAGCCTGGATGCACCATGGGGGTTAAACTAGTAAGACAGGCTTCTATTTCTAAAGTGACAGATAACAGAAGAATGTTCAAGCAAATTTAGCTTTGTCGGATAAATTGCAACATCagtctgtttttaatttgtgaTGCACTTTCCGCTGGTCTAAAGGAGAACCGGAAGGAGAGTTGGAGTGCTCTATTTTAGCCTTCGCATTGCACAGGAGTGCAATTTTCATGGGGCTACATCAATGTAACAGCTTCAACACCCATTCCTTTCTGTGGTTGCTATAGAAATGGTTACCGTCTTGTGGCTATCACTTCATGTTTTGTCCGTCTCGTTTTGGCTTTTTGAACAaaattcttctgtcttttgGTGACAGTGCCATTctttgagggggggggggggggaaagggcaGCTCTGGTAAGTTGTGCTGCCAGCTTGATGTACTaaccagctgctgcttgctgcttaACTCGGCTGAAGTCACTGAAGCTAGGTCACTGCTGGCTTGCCTAAGCAGTGATGAGTTAGTTGCCTTCCTGCTAGAGCACAGCTAACCATCAGTgtcctggtggtggtgggtttctTCTCACTGTGGCCcactgtgaaataaaatgtatatgTGCTACTTGTTAGTGCCAGTCCATCCTCTCCCTGTGATGATGGGAAATATGAGGACCCTGTCTCTGGTTCTGCGGTCAGTAGGGGtgacttcttttcctttgctctctGAAAGAAGTAATAGCCAGAAAACCTGAACGCTTTGGGTGAGAACAGCAGAAACACGCGTCTGTGATACTTGTCCTGTCCGTTCAAACTCGTACTACTTCATAATGGGTTTTCTATCTAAAGCTAGCGTTGTTACATTTGATGAAGTTTTTGTCACTTACACTAAGTGacgttaaaaaaatattaataaaggtttagtattttcagaaataacattCTGCGTGAAGTATACTTTGTATAGTTGTAGGGGGTTTTGAAACAATTTTAGCAGATTTACACACAAGCTTATACAAGCCCAATATAATTCGTATAAACTTACACATCGTAATTAAGTTCTGTCTTCGAAGCAGAAGTACAGGACTCTTCTCTTCAAACGTAAACCTTTAGCAACTAGAACTATTGTTTGAACGTTATTAGAGTTCTTAGTAATGAAGTCTCTACACTTTTTGCTTTCAACTTTTTTGCAAAGTGCTCATCTTGCTTCCATATAATCATAGAATAgattgggttggaagggaccaaaCAATTATCCTGTGTAATTGATAGTGGTAAGCAGCTTCCAGCCTTGGCATTTGGCATGTCTATCTCCCTTTCAGTCATTAAAAGTACATGGCACTGGTATTACTCATTATGCAGTGAAACTGTTCTTTAGCCTGGGTGTCGGACAAGAGTGGATGAATTGAATTTGCCTCTGGAGAAATAGCAATACTGTGAATGTTCTTAGTGACCCTGGGTGAAAAAGTTCTCTTTTAAAACTCAAGCCTCTTCTCTCTACTATAGAGAATGCTAGTCTCTTTGGGAAATCTGCAGTAATCAGTGAAGTATTGGTGTCCTAGGGAGAAgtgaacttttttcccccttgattTTTGTACCTTATTTACGGTACAAAAATAGTCTGATggtggagaagaga
Encoded proteins:
- the SLC25A17 gene encoding peroxisomal membrane protein PMP34 — protein: MARVGPAVGSPGPAGAAVPPVRLAAEPARAAAMSSVASYESLVHAVSGAVGSVTAMTVFFPLDTARLRLQVDEKRKSKTTPAVLLEIIKEEGLLAPYRGWFPVISSLCCSNFVYFYTFNSLKALWVKGQHSTTGKDLVLGVVAGVVNVLLTTPLWVVNTRLKLQGAKFRNEDIVPTNYKGIIDAFHQIIRDEGVLALWNGTFPSLLLVFNPAIQFMFYEGFKRKLLKKQLQLTSLDAFVIGAIAKAVATTLTYPLQTVQSILRFGRHRLNPENRTLGSLRNVLYLLQQRVRRFGLMGLYKGLEAKLLQTVLTAALMFLVYEKLTAATFTVMGLKHSHRH